A single region of the Xiphias gladius isolate SHS-SW01 ecotype Sanya breed wild chromosome 17, ASM1685928v1, whole genome shotgun sequence genome encodes:
- the LOC120802661 gene encoding histone H1-like, which translates to MCFISPASCSQLGHLQTNTADRRETNMAEEAPAPAPAKAPAKAPKKKAAPRPKKDGPSLPKLIVGAVAESKERKGMSLAALKKVLAAKGVDVTKANKRINTAVTKMVTKGTLTQIKGTGASGSFKLAKEPKPAKPAKKMVKKKPAAVKAKKPAAKKTTAAKKPAAKKPAPKKSPKKAPAKKPVKKVAKKSPKKAAVKKPKAAKKPVAKKAPAKKPAAKKAKK; encoded by the coding sequence ATGTGCTTTATAAGTCCCGCCTCCTGCTCTCAGCTCGGACACCTTCAGACGAACACAGCAGACCGCAGAGAGACGAACATGGCAGAAGAGGCTCCAGCACCTGCCCCGGCCAAAGCCCCGGCCAAGGCCCCGAAAAAGAAAGCCGCTCCCCGTCCCAAGAAGGATGGGCCCAGCCTCCCGAAGCTCATCGTCGGCGCCGTGGCCGAGTCCAAGGAGCGCAAGGGGATGTCGCTGGCGGCGCTGAAAAAGGTCCTGGCCGCCAAGGGCGTCGATGTGACGAAGGCCAACAAGCGCATCAACACGGCCGTCACGAAGATGGTGACCAAAGGCACCCTGACCCAGATCAAGGGGACCGGGGCCTCCGGCTCGTTCAAGCTCGCCAAGGAGCCCAAGCCCGCCAAGCCAGCCAAGAAGATGGTGAAGAAGAAGCCGGCCGCCGTCAAAGCCAAGAAGCCCGCCGCCAAGAAGACCACGGCCGCCAAGAAGCCGGCGGCAAAGAAGCCGGCGCCCAAGAAGTCTCCCAAGAAGGCACCGGCCAAGAAACCTGTCAAAAAGGTGGCGAAGAAGAGCCCCAAGAAGGCCGCCGTCAAGAAGCCCAAGGCTGCCAAGAAGCCCGTGGCCAAGAAAGCCCCGGCAAAGAAGCCCGCAGCCAAGAAGGCCAAGAAGTAA
- the LOC120802523 gene encoding histone H3 — MARTKQTARKSTGGKAPRKQLATKAARKSAPATGGVKKPHRYRPGTVALREIRRYQKSTELLIRKLPFQRLVREIAQDFKTDLRFQSSAVMALQEASEAYLVGLFEDTNLCAIHAKRVTIMPKDIQLARRIRGERA; from the coding sequence ATGGCCAGAACCAAGCAGACCGCCCGTAAGTCCACCGGAGGCAAAGCCCCCAGGAAGCAGCTGGCCACCAAGGCCGCCCGTAAGAGCGCCCCGGCCACCGGCGGAGTCAAGAAGCCCCACCGTTATAGGCCCGGTACCGTGGCTCTCAGAGAGATCCGCCGTTATCAGAAGTCCACCGAGCTGCTGATCCGCAAGCTGCCCTTCCAGCGCCTGGTCAGGGAGATCGCTCAGGACTTCAAGACCGACCTGCGCTTCCAGAGCTCCGCTGTCATGGCTCTGCAGGAGGCCAGCGAGGCATACCTGGTCGGCCTCTTCGAGGACACCAACCTGTGCGCCATCCACGCCAAGAGGGTCACCATCATGCCCAAGGACATCCAGCTGGCCCGCCGCATCCGCGGAGAGAGGGCTTAA